One Plasmodium sp. gorilla clade G2 genome assembly, chromosome: 12 genomic window carries:
- a CDS encoding amino acid transporter, putative, giving the protein MNLKWLSNIGFLNYNKKNNKQKFVRSRKRFRTITWKYTKTIGPFASFIYLFNQSIGSGLFDIPSLIDEVGWIPVIFGNVFVCSVAVFCSLMILRAMTMIPKNKNFEQRIEYSAVIKYFMSNEKYKFVSFLYHLGNICNNICGILVISKIIDIFIIKLCGYTILFQIYPQIKITKCSLNLLDAMFNGYYYTSTGGYERIMISGFTIGYLINAIICIHLSSKGLEETINYQYVVFMIFMSSFLYLSVSSTIYLLSQNYMDPSPIPSISNMNIYHKFILNRTHYETDLIKNYHSYNELNNFKKKLQLHKNPAFHDYPILKCITKQKKNISNDDLPDLSHMKDYLYETSEIKENIQKKKTENIFKMSIKKNIHKYNNLKYIKKCPFFYQIPSRLYKEKIYIFRYSIFYIILSGCLNNLKIKYFHGKPYFFTIYQIFNQKNNEKLVCHKYTIKDVVGGSNTTFKEEKNYLDYHKKEEMKKKTEDNNNNNNNNNNNNNNNNNNNNNNNNNNKIFLRNLYYIISKIEGIKTYCMGKTFANFIDSYGFVSNIPSWGNEITDEVNVSKAIWLSSIFTSIFYFIFGLIFCLNNSFQKINTSILYIFNFVAVAPKVITGSISMRYDLMNLDICSDNLAFFFGCVAPFLFAWIFSNGLIFSDTFNYISLICGLFCNFLSPAFAYISACESNKYISKNPLRKYTIINRKKTVYSSSSDIRKALGNIIVHFDVNNENVNMEESENEKESNGKKNNEKKLNEKKFNEKKANEKYKQYNSSISLDHYANSKDSINDSRNASSYFKYVNGEYRLKSYFSNEDNQISQSSKNSSTNTLSIYDNIYDNDKNYKNHNNDLSDVDKNINLNNYEVTKTNIPMDDNINNEENLKNMKKKKKKGVMFSDIVEEYCEESNSNVKKKHTSNVEDTYVNEKVLNEITFSNESKIMDEENIQLENKNISLQNKKWDDNRHDKNTKKKLMFSDDVKIFNDNSNNENKKRMKKKGVTFMDELEEDKKFEDPKKNNNEKNDDNNKNNHNSKNNEYNENKNKNKDEQSSVLFSDDVKREHNIYNSNKISFQNQPEIIYSNNIKVINENNNDLKNIKFEKLNDKNQNVHFLNVPQILVIEDKKNEMNYSENKVITKVLNLTEYERNFSDSFVNFKMNRLDNLTSHEEEFLKKNRSFENHEQVYKRQREKLKSHYKNSMSKVIENSNKYNNLIKDIEALNSKDINENNECNNTTIEKDKLNIKNDLDNPIFTFNTINNDSNDKTLITETLDDEDNNNLNDENDKYNYSIKKDILYNPNIDKQDKYLINIKDSSDKNDVYVKTYNSCKDYLTINNNNNNYNNNNYDNNNYDNYNDDDENICLLNSKYHSQMDLYHKRIFSSSLEDMCSKEISKNENMNSYNLSNFLRDKNNDTNNISHLNNFDKKKCSSCEIILPQKNDMMNPMKVNVINISNENMKNDIINNNDLKKYEKNTLFVRHRKKLKSSFHANGDMIIGDNKEAIHKEQINEFLRKISKESIIYNNYDNVDPIILNTSNQNDYEIKKENITISENKNVQSNIKLQIPTINNIRNTNEKIYINEKNPSLNNTQFPKIREVTKHKTNYKFGDLSDLANDINKFELDYETNKNENYSGNINNMNNMKNIDLHKNEDINSENKDCYNIITRTNNIQIKSDENTKLNDKEQNDILEDYSSEEIEKSDVIKTIEKVYTKLANKMHSENSENDVNNDDDIIDCVDIRNFKIIDNKSPVKYYYNSFHKSKILENKKYDHIFSNNIMIDNKTNMDHLCSVFLFGNPLERNEEDVDKKKNTKDNDENIKTTIDMEKTYKSTQDKSDNIKNENKKTISFNLSESESNELPNRAFSRNFTNSNGIIKKTINGGNNSINFKGLTLRKSNINSITDHESIDYKELNEIIDSNDKDLNKNMSDKIEIMKIRIHVYPYILQKYHVETTYVLLGCLTTFSFVGIITDLLFG; this is encoded by the exons atGAATCTAAAATGGTTATCTAACATAGggtttttaaattataataaaaaaaataacaaacaAAAATTTGTAAGAAGTAGAAAAAGATTTCGTACCATAACATGGAAATACACAAAAACGATTGGACCTTTTGCttcctttatatatttatttaatcaaAGTATTGGTTCag GTCTGTTTGATATTCCAAGTTTAATAGATGAAGTAGGATGGATCCCAGTAATATTTGGGAATGTATTCGTATGTTCGGTAGCTGTTTTTTGCAGCTTAATGATTTTAAGAGCTATGACTATGATaccaaaaaacaaaaacttTGAACAAAGAATTGAATATAGTGcagttataaaatattttatgtctaatgagaaatataaatttgtttcttttttatatcatttaggAAATATATGCAACAATATTTGTGGAATATTAGTCATATCAAAAAtaattgatatatttattattaaattatgtggatatactatattatttcaaatatatccacaaataaaaataacaaaatgtTCTTTGAATCTTTTAGATGCTATGTTTAATGGATATTATTATACCAGCACAGGGGGTTATGAAAGAATAATGATATCAGGTTTTACTATTGGCTATCTTATTAATGcaattatatgtattcatTTATCCTCAAAAGGATTGGAAGAAACCATAAATTATCAATATGTTGtttttatgatatttatgagttcatttttgtatttatctGTTTCTTCaacaatttatttattatctcAAAATTATATGGACCCTTCACCTATTCCATCTATTAGCAACATGAATATATAccataaatttatattaaatagaaCCCATTATGAAAcagatttaataaaaaattatcatagTTATAATGaacttaataattttaaaaagaaattacaaCTACATAAAAATCCAGCCTTTCATGATTATCCAATATTGAAATGTATAaccaaacaaaaaaaaaatatatccaaTGATGATCTTCCAGATCTTTCCCATATGAAAGATTATCTTTATGAAACTAgtgaaataaaagaaaacatacaaaaaaaaaaaacagaaaacatatttaaaatgtctataaaaaaaaatatacataaatataataatttgaaatatataaaaaagtgtCCATTTTTCTACCAAATCCCTTCAcgtttatataaagaaaaaatatatatatttcgttatagcattttttatattattttatcaggttgtttaaataatttaaaaattaagtaTTTTCATGGAAAaccttatttttttacaatatatcaaatattcaatcaaaaaaataatgaaaaattggTATGTCACAAGTATACAATTAAAGATGTCGTTGGTGGGAGCAATACAACATTTAAAgaggaaaaaaattatctagACTATCataaaaaggaagaaatgaaaaaaaaaactgaagataacaataataataataataataataataataacaataataataataataataataataataataataataacaataataaaatatttttgagaaatttatattatatcataagtAAAATTGAAGGAATAAAAACATACTGTATGGGAAAAACATTTGCAAATTTTATTGATTCTTACGGATTTGTTAGTAATATACCATCATGGGGAAATGAAATAACAGATGAAGTTAATGTTTCTAAAGCTATATGGTTAAGTAGCATTTTTActagtatattttattttatatttggcttaatattttgtttgaATAATTCCtttcaaaaaattaatacatcTATTTTATACATCTTTAACTTTGTTGCTGTAGCTCCTAAAGTTATTACAGGTTCAATATCGATGCGATATGATTTAATGAATCTCGATATATGTTCCGATAATTTAgcctttttttttggttgtGTTGCTCCTTTTTTGTTTGCATGGATATTTTCTAAtggtttaatattttcagacacttttaattatataagttTAATCTGTGGTCTTTTTTGTAATTTCTTATCACCAGCATTTGCTTATATATCTGCATGTGaaagtaataaatatatatcaaaaaatccTCTCAGAAAATATACTATTATTAACCGTAAAAAAACTGTTTATTCTTCAAGCTCAGATATTAGAAAAGCACTGGGAAATATAATTGTCCATTTTGAtgttaataatgaaaatgtgaACATGGAAGAAAGtgaaaatgaaaaggaaTCAAAtggaaagaaaaataatgaaaagaaattaaatgaaaaaaaatttaatgaaaagaaagcaaatgaaaaatataaacagtATAACAGTTCAATATCTTTAGATCATTATGCTAATTCAAAAGACTCAATAAATGATTCACGTAATGCAAGttcttattttaaatatgtaaatgGTGAGTATAGACTTAAAAGTTATTTCTCCAATGAAGATAATCAGATAAGCCAATCTTCCAAAAATTCATCAACTAATACATTATCAATATATgacaatatatatgataatgataaaaattataaaaatcataataatgatttatcagatgtagataaaaatattaatttgaataattatGAAGTTACGAAAACAAATATTCCTAtggatgataatattaataatgaagaaaatttaaaaaatatgaaaaaaaagaaaaaaaaaggagtCATGTTTTCAGATATAGTTGAAGAATATTGTGAAGAAAGCAATtcaaatgtaaaaaaaaaacatacaaGCAATGTTGAGGACACATATGTAAATGAAAAAGTGTTAAATGAAATAACTTTTTCAAATGAATCAAAAATAAtggatgaagaaaatatccaattagaaaacaaaaatatatctttacaaaataaaaaatgggATGATAACAGACAcgataaaaatacaaaaaaaaaattaatgtttTCAGATGATgtgaaaatatttaatgaCAATTCAAATAACGAAAATAAGAAaaggatgaaaaaaaaaggggTAACATTTATGGATGAATTAGAAGAGGACAAAAAGTTTGAGgacccaaaaaaaaataacaatgaaaaaaatgatgataataataaaaataaccaTAATAgcaaaaataatgaatataatgagAATAAGAATAAGAATAAAGATGAACAAAGTAGTGTACTATTTTCAGATGACGTCAAAAGagaacataatatatataatagtaataaaatatcttttCAAAATCAACCTGAAATAATTTACTCAAATAACATAAAAGTgattaatgaaaataataatgatttaaaaaatataaaatttgaaAAACTAAATGATAAGAATCAAAATGTACATTTTTTGAATGTTCCTCAAATTTTAGTTATAGAggacaaaaaaaatgaaatgaattACTCAGAAAATAAAGTTATTACAAAAGTTCTTAATTTGACAGAATATGAAAGGAATTTTAGTGATTCATTTGTAAATTTCAAAATGAACAGATTAGATAACTTGACAAGTCATGAAGAAgaatttcttaaaaaaaacagaagTTTTGAGAACCATGAACAAGTTTATAAAAGACAAcgagaaaaattaaaatcacATTATAAGAATTCCATGTCAAAGGTAATAgaaaattcaaataaatataataatttaataaaagatatagaaGCTCTAAATAgtaaagatataaatgaaaataatgaatgtAATAATACTACAATTGAAAAAGATAagttaaatattaaaaatgatttgGACAATCCTATTTTCACTTTTAATACAATTAATAATGATTCAAATGATAAAACATTAATTACAGAAACTTTAGATGATgaggataataataatttgaatgatgaaaatgataaatataactattcaattaaaaaagatattttatataatccgAATATTGATAAACaagataaatatttaattaacaTAAAAGATTCAagtgataaaaatgatgtatatgtaaaaacatataattctTGTAAAGATTATCTAActataaacaataataataataattataataataataattatgataataataattatgataattataatgatgatgatgaaaatatatgtttattaaatTCAAAGTATCATTCACAAATGGACTTGTATCATAAAagaattttttcttcttcactAGAAGATATGTGTTCAAAAGAAAtttcaaaaaatgaaaatatgaactcatataatttatcaaattttttaagggacaaaaataatgatacaaataatatttcacatttaaataattttgataagaaaaaatgcTCATCATGTGAAATAATACTACCACAAAAGAATGATATGATGAATCCAATGAAAGTgaatgtaataaatatttctaatgaaaatatgaaaaatgatattattaataataatgatcttaaaaaatatgaaaaaaatacattatttGTTAGACAcaggaaaaaattaaaatcatCATTTCATGCAAATGGTGATATGATAATAGGAGATAATAAAGAAGCAATACATAAAGAACAAATTAACGAATTTCTAAGAAAAATAAGTAAAgaatctattatatataataattatgataatgttgatccaattattttaaatacatCAAATCAAAATGactatgaaataaaaaaagaaaatatcaCCATAAgcgaaaataaaaatgttcaatctaatataaaattacaaataccaacaattaataatataaggaatacaaatgaaaaaatatatataaatgaaaagaatcCTTCATTGAATAATACACAATTTCCTAAAATCAGAGAAGTTACTAAACATAAAACGAATTACAAATTTGGTGACTTGTCAGATTTGgcaaatgatataaataaatttgaaTTAGATtatgaaacaaataaaaatgaaaattattcaggtaatataaataatatgaataatatgaaaaatatagatttacataaaaatgaagatatcaattctgaaaataaagattgttataatatcattacacgaacaaataatatacaaataaaatctgatgaaaatacaaaattaaatgataaagaaCAAAATGATATTTTAGAGGATTATTCATCAGAAGAAATTGAAAAATCTGATGTCATAAAAACAATTGAAAAAGTGTATACAAAATTGGCAAATAAAATGCATTCTGAGAATTCTGAAAATGATGTTAATAACGATGATGATATTATAGATTGTGTAGATATAcgaaattttaaaattatagatAATAAAAGCCCtgtgaaatattattataattcttttcataaaagtaaaattttagaaaacaaaaaatatgatcatattttttcaaataatatcatgatagataataaaacaaatatggATCACTTATGttctgtatttttatttggaaATCCGTTAGAAagaaatgaagaagatgtagataaaaaaaaaaatacaaaagataatgatgaaaatatcaAAACAACTATAGATATGGAAAAAACTTATAAAAGTACACAAGATAAAtctgataatataaaaaatgaaaataaaaaaacaatttcttttaatttatctgAATCAGAATCAAATGAATTACCAAATCGTGCCTTTTCTAGAAATTTTACGAATTCTAAtggaataattaaaaaaactaTCAATGGAGGGAATAATTCAATTAATTTCAAAGGACTAACTTTAAGGAAATCGAATATAAATTCTATTACTGATCATGAATCTATAGATTATAag gaaTTAAACGAAATAATTGATAGTAATGATAaagatttaaataaaaacatgtCAGACAAGAtagaaataatgaaaattagAATTCATGTATATCCATATATTCTTCAAAAATATCATGTAGAAACAACTTATGTTCTATTAGGATGTTTAACAACTTTTTCCTTTGTTGGTATTATAACTGATTTATTATTTggttaa
- a CDS encoding mitosis protein dim1, putative — MLHHLRSGWAVDQAILSEEERLVCIRFGHDYDPDCMKMDELLFKVVEDIRNFCVIYLVDITEVPDFNTMYELYDPVSVMFFYRNKHMMIDLGTGNNNKINWPMNNKQEFIDIVETIFRGARKGRGLVISPKDYSTKYKY, encoded by the coding sequence ATGTTACATCATTTACGTAGCGGCTGGGCTGTTGACCAAGCTATATTAAGCGAAGAAGAAAGATTAGTTTGCATTCGTTTTGGTCATGATTATGACCCAGATTGTATGAAAATGGATGAGTTATTATTTAAAGTAGTAGAAGACATTAGAAATTTTTGTGTTATTTATTTGGTAGATATAACAGAAGTTCCTGACTTTAATACTATGTATGAATTATATGACCCTGTTTCAgttatgtttttttatcGAAACAAACATATGATGATTGATCTAGGTActggaaataataataaaattaattggcctatgaataataaacaaGAATTTATTGATATAGTAGAAACAATATTTAGAGGTGCAAGAAAAGGAAGAGGTTTAGTTATATCCCCAAAAGATTATTCGaccaaatataaatactaa